One window of Dermacentor andersoni chromosome 7, qqDerAnde1_hic_scaffold, whole genome shotgun sequence genomic DNA carries:
- the LOC126533116 gene encoding uncharacterized protein isoform X4 — MYCATSESADLRLSVADILSSMANGVPDAPATTTYSNFSGITGIPTRTTSTLTPTTLKNIEESFLELQSVPPAPMEHQHQAGFVPPVVNIAQYQQQQHQQQQQAPPFWSQQQQPPMVTIKQEVDDDWLPPCTTRQQLQQQQVTRHISNTPTPSPPLPPKPARTGGGRRPNRSEKLSPEEEERRRIRRERNKLAAARCRKRRMDHTNSLIKETEGLEEARSSLQKEIAALRNEKENLEFILEAHRASCKMSHMKAITTASSTMSALSQQRPQHLPVVTSSDSGPVRNNHKLPNAPGRAPKFSRPNSLAVTSVFTNSDGSSALNNSCSVPASCPSLLTEVAGVPIQTPSAGMYSFESIVEGTGATPTGTTPLTFSPVTSCAEQQRNTNGDLSSPDGMNPPKLVSL; from the exons TATTCCAATTTTTCAGGAATCACTGGGATCCCCACACGCACCACTTCCACACTAACTCCCACAACCTTGAAGAACATAGAGGAGTCATTCTTGGAGCTGCAGTCGGTCCCTCCAGCACCGATGGAGCATCAACACCAAGCTGGCTTCGTGCCACCCGTGGTCAACATTGCCCagtaccagcagcagcagcatcagcagcagcaacag GCTCCTCCTTTCtggtcgcagcagcagcagcctccaaTGGTGACGATCAAGCAAGAGGTGGACGACGACTGGCTTCCCCCGTGCACCACtcggcagcagctgcagcagcagcaagtgactCGGCACATCAGCAACACACCTACACCATCGCCACCGCTGCCCCCTAAGCCAGCTCGCACTGGTGGTGGCAGGAGGCCCAACAGGAGTGAAAAG CTGAGTCCTGAAGAGGAAGAGCGAAGGCGAATTAGGAGGGAGCGCAACAAACTGGCTGCAGCACGTTGTCGGAAGCGGCGGATGGATCACACAAACAGCCTCATTAAG GAAACAGAAGGCCTTGAAGAAGCCCGAAGCTCACTGCAGAAGGAGATTGCTGCACTGCGCAACGAAAAGGAAAACCTGGAGTTCATCCTTGAGGCTCACCGGGCAAGCTGCAAGATGTCCCACATGAAAGCTATAACTACTGCCTCTTCTACAATGAGTGCACTCTCACAGCAACGACCTCAGCATCTCCCTGTTGTCACCTCATCAGATTCTGGCCCTGTCCGCAACAACCACAAGCTTCCGAATGCCCCTGGCCGAGCCCCCAAGTTTTCCCGTCCCAACTCTCTCGCTGTTACCTCGGTGTTCACGAACTCAGATGGCAGCAGTGCCCTGAACAACAGCTGCAGTGTTCCTGCGTCTTGTCCCTCGCTCTTGACGGAAGTCGCCGGTGTGCCCATCCAGACTCCGTCAGCCGGCATGTACAGCTTTGAGTCCATCGTCGAGGGCACCGGAGCGACGCCCACGGGAACTACACCTCTCACGTTTTCTCCAGTGACATCATGTGCCgagcagcagcgcaacaccaacgGTGACCTGTCTAGCCCTGACGGCATGAATCCCCCCAAGCTGGTGTCACTCTGA
- the LOC126533116 gene encoding uncharacterized protein isoform X2, with protein MDTDVWSSCAMEYPIHEDFYVDSLLKADGDLQTPTIMDTVTDIDLDYSNFSGITGIPTRTTSTLTPTTLKNIEESFLELQSVPPAPMEHQHQAGFVPPVVNIAQYQQQQHQQQQQQQQPPMVTIKQEVDDDWLPPCTTRQQLQQQQVTRHISNTPTPSPPLPPKPARTGGGRRPNRSEKLSPEEEERRRIRRERNKLAAARCRKRRMDHTNSLIKETEGLEEARSSLQKEIAALRNEKENLEFILEAHRASCKMSHMKAITTASSTMSALSQQRPQHLPVVTSSDSGPVRNNHKLPNAPGRAPKFSRPNSLAVTSVFTNSDGSSALNNSCSVPASCPSLLTEVAGVPIQTPSAGMYSFESIVEGTGATPTGTTPLTFSPVTSCAEQQRNTNGDLSSPDGMNPPKLVSL; from the exons ATGGATACCGACGTGTGGTCGAGCTGCGCCATGGAGTACCCGATCCATGAGGACTTCTACGTGGACAGTCTCTTGAAGGCTGATGGTGACCTCCAGACACCGACTATCATGGACACGGTGACTGACATTGACTTGGAT TATTCCAATTTTTCAGGAATCACTGGGATCCCCACACGCACCACTTCCACACTAACTCCCACAACCTTGAAGAACATAGAGGAGTCATTCTTGGAGCTGCAGTCGGTCCCTCCAGCACCGATGGAGCATCAACACCAAGCTGGCTTCGTGCCACCCGTGGTCAACATTGCCCagtaccagcagcagcagcatcagcagcagcaacag cagcagcagcctccaaTGGTGACGATCAAGCAAGAGGTGGACGACGACTGGCTTCCCCCGTGCACCACtcggcagcagctgcagcagcagcaagtgactCGGCACATCAGCAACACACCTACACCATCGCCACCGCTGCCCCCTAAGCCAGCTCGCACTGGTGGTGGCAGGAGGCCCAACAGGAGTGAAAAG CTGAGTCCTGAAGAGGAAGAGCGAAGGCGAATTAGGAGGGAGCGCAACAAACTGGCTGCAGCACGTTGTCGGAAGCGGCGGATGGATCACACAAACAGCCTCATTAAG GAAACAGAAGGCCTTGAAGAAGCCCGAAGCTCACTGCAGAAGGAGATTGCTGCACTGCGCAACGAAAAGGAAAACCTGGAGTTCATCCTTGAGGCTCACCGGGCAAGCTGCAAGATGTCCCACATGAAAGCTATAACTACTGCCTCTTCTACAATGAGTGCACTCTCACAGCAACGACCTCAGCATCTCCCTGTTGTCACCTCATCAGATTCTGGCCCTGTCCGCAACAACCACAAGCTTCCGAATGCCCCTGGCCGAGCCCCCAAGTTTTCCCGTCCCAACTCTCTCGCTGTTACCTCGGTGTTCACGAACTCAGATGGCAGCAGTGCCCTGAACAACAGCTGCAGTGTTCCTGCGTCTTGTCCCTCGCTCTTGACGGAAGTCGCCGGTGTGCCCATCCAGACTCCGTCAGCCGGCATGTACAGCTTTGAGTCCATCGTCGAGGGCACCGGAGCGACGCCCACGGGAACTACACCTCTCACGTTTTCTCCAGTGACATCATGTGCCgagcagcagcgcaacaccaacgGTGACCTGTCTAGCCCTGACGGCATGAATCCCCCCAAGCTGGTGTCACTCTGA
- the LOC126533116 gene encoding uncharacterized protein isoform X3 produces MDTDVWSSCAMEYPIHEDFYVDSLLKADGDLQTPTIMDTVTDIDLDYSNFSGITGIPTRTTSTLTPTTLKNIEESFLELQSVPPAPMEHQHQAGFVPPVVNIAQYQQQQHQQQQQQQPPMVTIKQEVDDDWLPPCTTRQQLQQQQVTRHISNTPTPSPPLPPKPARTGGGRRPNRSEKLSPEEEERRRIRRERNKLAAARCRKRRMDHTNSLIKETEGLEEARSSLQKEIAALRNEKENLEFILEAHRASCKMSHMKAITTASSTMSALSQQRPQHLPVVTSSDSGPVRNNHKLPNAPGRAPKFSRPNSLAVTSVFTNSDGSSALNNSCSVPASCPSLLTEVAGVPIQTPSAGMYSFESIVEGTGATPTGTTPLTFSPVTSCAEQQRNTNGDLSSPDGMNPPKLVSL; encoded by the exons ATGGATACCGACGTGTGGTCGAGCTGCGCCATGGAGTACCCGATCCATGAGGACTTCTACGTGGACAGTCTCTTGAAGGCTGATGGTGACCTCCAGACACCGACTATCATGGACACGGTGACTGACATTGACTTGGAT TATTCCAATTTTTCAGGAATCACTGGGATCCCCACACGCACCACTTCCACACTAACTCCCACAACCTTGAAGAACATAGAGGAGTCATTCTTGGAGCTGCAGTCGGTCCCTCCAGCACCGATGGAGCATCAACACCAAGCTGGCTTCGTGCCACCCGTGGTCAACATTGCCCagtaccagcagcagcagcatcagcagcagcaacag cagcagcctccaaTGGTGACGATCAAGCAAGAGGTGGACGACGACTGGCTTCCCCCGTGCACCACtcggcagcagctgcagcagcagcaagtgactCGGCACATCAGCAACACACCTACACCATCGCCACCGCTGCCCCCTAAGCCAGCTCGCACTGGTGGTGGCAGGAGGCCCAACAGGAGTGAAAAG CTGAGTCCTGAAGAGGAAGAGCGAAGGCGAATTAGGAGGGAGCGCAACAAACTGGCTGCAGCACGTTGTCGGAAGCGGCGGATGGATCACACAAACAGCCTCATTAAG GAAACAGAAGGCCTTGAAGAAGCCCGAAGCTCACTGCAGAAGGAGATTGCTGCACTGCGCAACGAAAAGGAAAACCTGGAGTTCATCCTTGAGGCTCACCGGGCAAGCTGCAAGATGTCCCACATGAAAGCTATAACTACTGCCTCTTCTACAATGAGTGCACTCTCACAGCAACGACCTCAGCATCTCCCTGTTGTCACCTCATCAGATTCTGGCCCTGTCCGCAACAACCACAAGCTTCCGAATGCCCCTGGCCGAGCCCCCAAGTTTTCCCGTCCCAACTCTCTCGCTGTTACCTCGGTGTTCACGAACTCAGATGGCAGCAGTGCCCTGAACAACAGCTGCAGTGTTCCTGCGTCTTGTCCCTCGCTCTTGACGGAAGTCGCCGGTGTGCCCATCCAGACTCCGTCAGCCGGCATGTACAGCTTTGAGTCCATCGTCGAGGGCACCGGAGCGACGCCCACGGGAACTACACCTCTCACGTTTTCTCCAGTGACATCATGTGCCgagcagcagcgcaacaccaacgGTGACCTGTCTAGCCCTGACGGCATGAATCCCCCCAAGCTGGTGTCACTCTGA
- the LOC126533116 gene encoding uncharacterized protein isoform X1, with the protein MDTDVWSSCAMEYPIHEDFYVDSLLKADGDLQTPTIMDTVTDIDLDYSNFSGITGIPTRTTSTLTPTTLKNIEESFLELQSVPPAPMEHQHQAGFVPPVVNIAQYQQQQHQQQQQAPPFWSQQQQPPMVTIKQEVDDDWLPPCTTRQQLQQQQVTRHISNTPTPSPPLPPKPARTGGGRRPNRSEKLSPEEEERRRIRRERNKLAAARCRKRRMDHTNSLIKETEGLEEARSSLQKEIAALRNEKENLEFILEAHRASCKMSHMKAITTASSTMSALSQQRPQHLPVVTSSDSGPVRNNHKLPNAPGRAPKFSRPNSLAVTSVFTNSDGSSALNNSCSVPASCPSLLTEVAGVPIQTPSAGMYSFESIVEGTGATPTGTTPLTFSPVTSCAEQQRNTNGDLSSPDGMNPPKLVSL; encoded by the exons ATGGATACCGACGTGTGGTCGAGCTGCGCCATGGAGTACCCGATCCATGAGGACTTCTACGTGGACAGTCTCTTGAAGGCTGATGGTGACCTCCAGACACCGACTATCATGGACACGGTGACTGACATTGACTTGGAT TATTCCAATTTTTCAGGAATCACTGGGATCCCCACACGCACCACTTCCACACTAACTCCCACAACCTTGAAGAACATAGAGGAGTCATTCTTGGAGCTGCAGTCGGTCCCTCCAGCACCGATGGAGCATCAACACCAAGCTGGCTTCGTGCCACCCGTGGTCAACATTGCCCagtaccagcagcagcagcatcagcagcagcaacag GCTCCTCCTTTCtggtcgcagcagcagcagcctccaaTGGTGACGATCAAGCAAGAGGTGGACGACGACTGGCTTCCCCCGTGCACCACtcggcagcagctgcagcagcagcaagtgactCGGCACATCAGCAACACACCTACACCATCGCCACCGCTGCCCCCTAAGCCAGCTCGCACTGGTGGTGGCAGGAGGCCCAACAGGAGTGAAAAG CTGAGTCCTGAAGAGGAAGAGCGAAGGCGAATTAGGAGGGAGCGCAACAAACTGGCTGCAGCACGTTGTCGGAAGCGGCGGATGGATCACACAAACAGCCTCATTAAG GAAACAGAAGGCCTTGAAGAAGCCCGAAGCTCACTGCAGAAGGAGATTGCTGCACTGCGCAACGAAAAGGAAAACCTGGAGTTCATCCTTGAGGCTCACCGGGCAAGCTGCAAGATGTCCCACATGAAAGCTATAACTACTGCCTCTTCTACAATGAGTGCACTCTCACAGCAACGACCTCAGCATCTCCCTGTTGTCACCTCATCAGATTCTGGCCCTGTCCGCAACAACCACAAGCTTCCGAATGCCCCTGGCCGAGCCCCCAAGTTTTCCCGTCCCAACTCTCTCGCTGTTACCTCGGTGTTCACGAACTCAGATGGCAGCAGTGCCCTGAACAACAGCTGCAGTGTTCCTGCGTCTTGTCCCTCGCTCTTGACGGAAGTCGCCGGTGTGCCCATCCAGACTCCGTCAGCCGGCATGTACAGCTTTGAGTCCATCGTCGAGGGCACCGGAGCGACGCCCACGGGAACTACACCTCTCACGTTTTCTCCAGTGACATCATGTGCCgagcagcagcgcaacaccaacgGTGACCTGTCTAGCCCTGACGGCATGAATCCCCCCAAGCTGGTGTCACTCTGA